One window of the Catenulispora sp. MAP5-51 genome contains the following:
- a CDS encoding DUF6350 family protein produces the protein MRDETDPRSAVDAGPDRSWVAEQLAAARARQEPEGEPEAPALAEALRELAADWGQSLAVAWDGPHGRDLRLAVRAGAHAVLAAVATWLAAVTLCVTVWLVSAPDTSGIIGPLRVGGQLWLLGHHAALDVPAGRIAMAPLGFTGLVLFALWQTTVAPIARPAQIAYTAFGAATGYCLIAALVAAGAVTSDVRPDTAQAVLVGVLFGALVPTAARWRRIAGFCDVPAWIGTAARAAAAAGAVLVAGGAATLVGTLIAHLPESGWPRGIADAGGMFLLSLAVLPNAVAWSAAFVLGPGFAVGTGTGVGVLSAKVGALPVFPMLNALPRNRGHLYPYSLAFLALPVAAGVVLALVVVRGGHLALADRVRALGAAAVAVALMAGLVATLSGGPLAGGRMATMGPSGWRTAAATLLLLGVTAAVVVLAPPLALAVRGLPLAVRGLTLAVRGLTLAVRRLPLRRVLDSVAVLRPRRRAEVGPGFTPPDEYDRQQADQQGGDRADLVDGRDPAAGQVADAAQDADAEEDAGDDAGVVVAAAGGQGHPEPQAGPDEPADDGAGDEDALVTVDGGLGVPEGLQVALDGADLGESDDHVEQADGQAGEHQVDGDPD, from the coding sequence ATGCGCGATGAGACCGATCCCCGCAGCGCCGTCGACGCCGGGCCGGACCGCAGCTGGGTGGCCGAGCAGCTCGCCGCGGCGCGGGCACGGCAGGAGCCCGAGGGGGAGCCGGAAGCGCCGGCGCTGGCCGAGGCGTTGCGCGAGCTCGCCGCCGACTGGGGCCAGAGCCTGGCCGTCGCGTGGGACGGGCCCCACGGCCGTGACCTGCGCCTGGCGGTGCGGGCCGGGGCGCACGCGGTCCTGGCCGCCGTCGCCACCTGGCTGGCCGCGGTCACCCTGTGCGTGACCGTCTGGCTGGTCTCCGCCCCGGACACCTCGGGGATCATCGGCCCGCTGCGGGTCGGCGGACAGCTCTGGCTGCTCGGCCACCACGCCGCGCTCGACGTGCCGGCCGGCCGGATCGCGATGGCGCCGCTGGGGTTCACCGGGCTGGTCCTGTTCGCGCTGTGGCAGACGACCGTCGCGCCGATCGCGCGGCCCGCGCAGATCGCCTACACCGCGTTCGGCGCCGCGACCGGTTACTGCCTGATCGCCGCGCTCGTCGCCGCCGGCGCCGTGACCAGCGACGTGCGGCCCGACACCGCGCAGGCCGTGCTGGTCGGGGTGCTGTTCGGCGCGCTGGTGCCGACGGCCGCGCGGTGGCGCCGCATCGCCGGGTTCTGCGACGTGCCGGCCTGGATCGGCACCGCGGCGCGCGCGGCGGCGGCCGCCGGCGCGGTGCTTGTCGCAGGGGGAGCGGCGACGCTGGTCGGGACGCTGATCGCGCACCTCCCGGAAAGCGGCTGGCCGCGCGGGATCGCCGACGCCGGGGGCATGTTCCTGCTCAGCCTCGCCGTGCTGCCGAACGCGGTCGCGTGGTCCGCGGCGTTCGTGCTGGGCCCCGGGTTCGCGGTCGGGACCGGCACCGGGGTCGGTGTCCTGAGTGCGAAGGTCGGCGCGCTGCCGGTGTTCCCGATGCTCAATGCCCTGCCGCGCAACCGCGGCCACCTCTATCCCTACAGCCTGGCGTTCCTCGCGCTGCCGGTGGCGGCCGGAGTGGTGCTGGCGCTGGTCGTGGTGCGCGGCGGGCACCTGGCGCTCGCCGACCGGGTGCGGGCGCTGGGCGCGGCCGCGGTGGCCGTGGCGCTGATGGCCGGCCTGGTGGCGACGCTGTCCGGCGGACCGCTGGCCGGCGGGCGCATGGCAACGATGGGCCCCTCGGGATGGCGGACGGCGGCGGCCACCCTCCTCCTCCTGGGGGTGACCGCCGCCGTCGTGGTGCTCGCGCCGCCGCTAGCCCTGGCCGTACGGGGGCTGCCCCTGGCCGTAAGGGGGCTGACCCTGGCCGTAAGGGGGCTGACCCTGGCCGTAAGGCGGCTGCCCCTGCGGCGGGTTCTGGACTCCGTAGCCGTACTCCGGCCCCGGCGCCGGGCGGAAGTAGGGCCCGGATTCACCCCGCCAGACGAATATGATCGCCAGCAGGCCGACCAGCAGGGTGGCGACCGAGCCGATCTTGTCGACGGCCGGGATCCAGCCGCTGGCCAGGTTGCTGATGCTGCCCAGGACGCCGATGCCGAAGAAGACGCTGGAGACGATGCGGGCGTAGTTGTGGCCGCCGCGGGTGGCCAGGGCCATCCAGAGCCACAGGCCGGCCCCGATGAGCCCGCCGATGACGGCGCTGGCGACGAAGACGCCCTTGTCACTGTTGATGGTGGTCTCGGAGTACCCGAGGGACTCCAGGTGGCTCTTGACGGCGCCGATCTGGGTGAGTCCGATGATCATGTTGAGCAGGCCGATGGCCAGGCCGGCGAACATCAGGTTGACGGCGATCCGGACTGA
- the pepN gene encoding aminopeptidase N produces the protein MTGGNLTRDEAAERARLLTAEHYAVELDLTRGDTTFGSKSTITFGCSEPGAATFVDLLAPAVRSVTLNGEALDPAEVFDGARVHLSGLRAENVVVIDAEAAYSRTGEGLHRFVDPVDGEVYLYTQFEPADSRRLFANFEQPDLKARFQFTVTAPAQWRVWSNETLEELTQGPDGANTWRFNATEPISTYITAVVAGDYHVVEDEHTVRLADGSDLLIPVSAMVRKSLAPYFDAEAILEVTKAGLDFYHRIFDYPYPFGKYDSAFVPEYNLGAMENPGLVTFNERMVFRSKTTDASYQGRANTIMHEMAHMWFGDLVTMKWWDDLWLKESFADFMGAYALTHATRWEDAWVSFANGRKAWAYRQDQLPTTHPIVADIRDLEDARLNFDGITYAKGASVLKQLAAYVGEEAFLEGARRYFKRHAFGNTTLDDLLAVLEETSGRDMKAWSKAWLETAGVNTLTVEVETDANGVVTAAGIAQSAVPEFPTLRPHRVAVGCYSPNAATGEVELVERIELDVDGPRTELPQLVGKPRPGLVLLNDQDLTYAKIRFTPAELDAFERGSLAALPDSMARALAWSGVWHMTRDAVLPGRRFIAVVLRNIEAETDISVVQNLLRQLRLVRGEYLDPAYRAAADTVISARLWELLAAAPAGSDHQVAFGYAAVRSASQDSDFAKIRDLLSGELSFDGLTVDQDLRWAIIETLAAAGLDDDGTLADREAAADDTADGRRHRAAARAARPLAQAKAEAWRLVVETPDQPNDLIGAVLGEFYQVGADKLAEPYVEPYFQALAAVWAERSIQNAERIVSGGYPWPLTSAALLARTDAWLATDAAKAPALRRLVLEARDDGARALRAQECDRNA, from the coding sequence ATGACTGGCGGCAATCTGACCCGCGACGAGGCGGCGGAGCGTGCCCGGCTTTTGACGGCCGAGCACTACGCCGTCGAGCTGGATCTGACGCGCGGGGACACCACGTTCGGCTCGAAGAGCACCATCACCTTCGGGTGCTCCGAGCCCGGGGCCGCCACCTTCGTCGACCTGCTCGCCCCGGCGGTGCGCAGCGTGACGCTGAACGGCGAGGCGCTGGACCCGGCCGAGGTGTTCGACGGCGCGCGCGTGCACCTGAGCGGCCTGCGGGCCGAGAACGTCGTCGTCATCGACGCCGAGGCCGCCTACAGCCGTACCGGCGAGGGGCTGCACCGCTTCGTCGACCCGGTGGACGGCGAGGTGTACCTCTACACCCAGTTCGAGCCCGCCGACTCCCGGCGCCTGTTCGCGAACTTCGAGCAGCCCGACCTCAAGGCCCGCTTCCAGTTCACCGTCACCGCGCCGGCGCAGTGGCGGGTGTGGTCCAACGAGACCCTGGAGGAGCTGACGCAGGGCCCGGACGGCGCGAACACCTGGCGCTTCAACGCCACCGAGCCGATCTCCACCTACATCACCGCGGTCGTGGCCGGCGACTACCACGTCGTCGAGGACGAGCACACGGTGCGCCTGGCCGACGGCTCGGACCTGCTGATCCCGGTCAGCGCGATGGTCCGCAAGTCCCTGGCGCCCTACTTCGACGCCGAGGCGATCCTCGAGGTCACCAAGGCCGGCCTGGACTTCTACCACCGGATCTTCGACTACCCGTACCCCTTCGGGAAGTACGACTCCGCCTTCGTGCCCGAATACAACCTCGGCGCCATGGAGAACCCGGGCCTGGTCACCTTCAACGAGCGCATGGTCTTCCGCTCCAAGACCACCGACGCCTCCTACCAGGGCCGCGCCAACACGATCATGCACGAGATGGCGCACATGTGGTTCGGCGACCTGGTCACCATGAAGTGGTGGGACGACCTGTGGCTCAAGGAGTCCTTCGCGGACTTCATGGGCGCCTACGCCCTGACCCACGCCACCCGCTGGGAGGACGCCTGGGTCTCCTTCGCCAACGGCCGCAAGGCCTGGGCCTACCGCCAGGACCAGCTGCCGACCACGCACCCGATCGTGGCCGACATCCGGGACCTGGAGGACGCCCGCCTCAACTTCGACGGCATCACCTACGCCAAGGGCGCCTCGGTGCTCAAGCAGCTGGCCGCCTACGTCGGGGAGGAGGCGTTCCTGGAAGGAGCGCGCCGCTACTTCAAGCGCCACGCCTTCGGCAACACCACCCTGGACGACCTGCTGGCGGTGCTGGAGGAGACCTCGGGCCGCGATATGAAGGCCTGGTCGAAGGCCTGGCTGGAGACCGCCGGCGTCAATACCCTGACAGTCGAGGTGGAAACCGACGCCAACGGCGTGGTCACCGCCGCGGGCATCGCGCAGAGCGCGGTCCCGGAGTTCCCGACCCTGCGCCCGCACCGCGTCGCCGTGGGCTGCTACTCCCCGAACGCCGCCACCGGCGAGGTGGAGCTGGTGGAGCGGATCGAGCTGGACGTCGACGGGCCGCGCACCGAACTGCCGCAGCTGGTCGGCAAGCCGCGGCCGGGGCTGGTGCTGCTCAACGACCAGGACCTGACCTACGCCAAGATCCGCTTCACCCCGGCCGAGCTGGACGCCTTCGAGCGCGGAAGCCTGGCCGCCCTGCCGGACTCCATGGCCCGCGCGCTGGCCTGGTCCGGCGTGTGGCACATGACCCGGGACGCGGTACTGCCCGGCCGCCGCTTCATCGCCGTGGTGCTGCGCAACATCGAGGCCGAGACCGACATCAGCGTGGTGCAGAACCTGCTGCGCCAGCTGCGGCTGGTGCGCGGGGAGTACCTGGACCCGGCGTACCGCGCGGCCGCCGACACCGTGATCTCCGCGCGCCTGTGGGAACTGCTGGCGGCCGCGCCGGCCGGCAGCGACCACCAGGTGGCCTTCGGCTACGCCGCGGTGCGGTCGGCGAGTCAGGACTCGGACTTCGCCAAGATCAGGGACCTGCTGTCCGGCGAGCTGTCCTTCGACGGACTGACCGTGGACCAGGACCTGCGCTGGGCGATCATCGAGACGCTGGCCGCCGCGGGTCTGGACGACGACGGGACGCTGGCCGACCGCGAGGCCGCCGCCGACGACACCGCCGACGGCCGCCGGCACCGGGCCGCCGCCCGCGCGGCGCGGCCGCTGGCCCAGGCCAAGGCCGAGGCCTGGCGGCTGGTCGTGGAGACACCCGATCAGCCGAACGACCTGATCGGCGCCGTCCTCGGCGAGTTCTACCAGGTCGGCGCGGACAAGCTGGCCGAGCCGTACGTCGAGCCGTACTTCCAGGCCCTGGCCGCGGTCTGGGCCGAGCGCAGCATCCAGAACGCCGAGCGCATCGTCAGCGGCGGCTACCCCTGGCCGCTGACCTCGGCGGCGCTGCTCGCCCGCACCGACGCCTGGCTGGCCACCGACGCCGCGAAGGCGCCGGCGCTGCGGCGGCTGGTGCTGGAGGCGCGCGACGACGGGGCGCGCGCGTTGCGGGCGCAGGAATGCGACCGGAACGCCTAG
- a CDS encoding serine/threonine-protein kinase: protein MSVKRLRAGDPRGVGPYRFLGRLGAGGMGLVCLARDPDGRLVAVKLIHTAIAADPDYRRRFAREVRAAAAIRGRFTAAVLAADPDAPQPWYAAEFVDGPTLGEVVRRSGPLPAPALRALAAGLAEALAALEAAGLVHRDVKPDNILLAPDGPKLIDFGLAHRATDSVLTRAGTVLGSPGYMAPEQIGGQGATTASDVFALGAVLAYAAQGHGPFGTGPAEVVAYRTRFGDPRVDGVPEEFRGPLLTCLAREPAERPTPRDLTARWSVRSDELDTLNQAGRGHHEVQPLRDLLFGKVAGVMPALDPWLPAPAPYPGEPQPGAARSWPPQSAGDPDMPTLATAPPISLPPGWTADPFPRSTPWWHQPVGADRLPRNPVRDLVLAGPVAGTVLGFAGIPATSTVTTILLGSTAMALGFVLGVRRSFITLAFFAMQATSVPHFLEVVIPVLSAAVIARVGGLKRQPVLCLAVGVAAYIAAQVAALVWVARGTGADFAAVWRAGSGGVLIYRDAAIAAGCGAAVGFLALIGSSKAAVKVDGPYRATGVNR, encoded by the coding sequence GTGAGCGTGAAGCGTCTGCGCGCGGGCGATCCGCGCGGCGTGGGCCCGTACCGCTTCCTGGGCCGCCTCGGCGCGGGCGGCATGGGCCTGGTGTGCCTCGCCCGCGATCCGGACGGCCGCCTGGTCGCGGTGAAGCTGATCCACACCGCGATCGCCGCCGACCCGGACTACCGCCGCCGGTTCGCCCGCGAGGTGCGCGCGGCGGCCGCGATCCGGGGCCGCTTCACGGCCGCGGTGCTCGCCGCGGACCCCGACGCCCCACAGCCCTGGTACGCGGCCGAGTTCGTCGACGGCCCGACCCTCGGCGAGGTGGTCCGCCGCTCCGGTCCGCTGCCCGCCCCGGCCCTGCGCGCCCTGGCCGCCGGACTCGCCGAAGCCCTGGCGGCGCTGGAAGCCGCCGGCCTGGTCCACCGCGACGTGAAGCCGGACAACATCCTGCTGGCGCCCGACGGCCCCAAGCTCATCGACTTCGGCCTGGCCCACCGCGCCACCGACAGCGTCCTGACCCGCGCCGGCACGGTCCTCGGCTCGCCCGGCTACATGGCGCCGGAACAGATCGGCGGCCAGGGCGCCACGACCGCCTCGGACGTCTTCGCCCTCGGCGCGGTCCTGGCCTACGCCGCGCAGGGGCACGGCCCCTTCGGCACCGGCCCCGCCGAGGTGGTCGCCTACCGCACCAGGTTCGGCGATCCGCGGGTGGACGGCGTTCCCGAGGAGTTCCGCGGGCCGCTGCTGACCTGTCTGGCCAGGGAACCCGCCGAGCGGCCGACGCCCCGCGACCTGACAGCGCGCTGGTCGGTGCGGTCCGACGAGCTGGACACGCTGAACCAGGCCGGGCGCGGCCACCACGAGGTCCAGCCCCTGCGCGATCTGCTCTTCGGCAAGGTCGCGGGGGTCATGCCGGCCCTGGACCCCTGGCTTCCGGCGCCCGCCCCCTACCCCGGCGAGCCGCAGCCGGGCGCCGCGCGGTCCTGGCCTCCACAGTCCGCCGGCGATCCCGACATGCCGACCCTGGCTACCGCGCCTCCGATCTCGCTACCGCCGGGCTGGACGGCTGACCCGTTCCCGCGCAGCACCCCTTGGTGGCACCAGCCGGTCGGCGCGGACCGGCTGCCCCGCAATCCGGTCCGCGACCTCGTGCTCGCCGGCCCGGTCGCGGGCACGGTCCTGGGGTTCGCCGGCATCCCCGCCACGAGTACCGTGACCACGATCCTGCTGGGCTCGACCGCGATGGCGCTCGGCTTCGTCCTCGGTGTCCGGCGCAGCTTCATCACCCTCGCGTTCTTCGCCATGCAAGCGACTTCGGTACCGCATTTCCTCGAAGTTGTGATCCCCGTCCTGTCCGCCGCCGTCATCGCCCGAGTCGGCGGCCTCAAGCGGCAACCGGTCCTGTGCCTCGCGGTCGGCGTCGCCGCATATATCGCCGCGCAGGTGGCAGCCCTGGTCTGGGTCGCCCGCGGGACCGGCGCCGACTTCGCCGCCGTCTGGCGCGCCGGCAGCGGCGGAGTGCTGATCTACCGGGACGCCGCCATCGCCGCGGGGTGCGGCGCTGCCGTCGGCTTCCTGGCGCTCATAGGATCGTCGAAGGCGGCCGTCAAGGTGGACGGTCCTTACCGCGCGACAGGAGTGAACCGATGA
- a CDS encoding VWA domain-containing protein has product MADTLAAADEERMRRWRLVLGGDDDGTGCKLTGVDLEMDKALAALYNKGGYETGTGTGAVGVRSRGRGGQQTPRSAGLGASSPQVARWLGDIRAYFPQTVVQVMQRDAIDRLNLRQLLLEPEMMESVEPDVHLVGTLLSLNHLMPAETKETARQVVRRLVEDLERRLGAKLRATVSGALDKSTRTSRPRHSDIDWGRTIQVNLKNYLPEYKTVVPERLVGYARKERAVKRDVVLAIDQSGSMAASVVYASVFGAVLASLKSLKTSLVVFDTAVVDLTPQLSDPVDVLFGTQLGGGTDINRAIAYSQSLISRPTESIFILISDLYEGGVRREMLRRIAEMTAAGTQVIVLLALSDEGAPSYDRENASALAALGVPAFACTPDKFGDLMAAAIQRQDLGKFMEQ; this is encoded by the coding sequence ATGGCTGACACACTGGCCGCCGCCGACGAGGAGCGCATGCGCCGCTGGCGCCTGGTCCTGGGCGGAGACGACGACGGCACCGGCTGCAAGCTGACCGGCGTGGACCTGGAGATGGACAAGGCGCTGGCGGCCCTCTACAACAAGGGCGGCTACGAGACCGGCACCGGCACCGGCGCGGTCGGCGTCCGCAGCCGGGGCCGCGGCGGACAGCAGACGCCGCGCAGCGCCGGCCTCGGGGCGTCCTCGCCGCAGGTCGCGCGCTGGCTCGGCGACATCCGCGCCTACTTCCCGCAGACCGTCGTCCAGGTCATGCAGCGCGACGCCATCGACCGCCTGAACCTGCGCCAGCTGCTGCTGGAGCCGGAGATGATGGAGTCGGTCGAGCCGGACGTGCACCTGGTCGGCACCCTGCTGTCGCTGAACCACCTGATGCCCGCCGAGACCAAGGAGACCGCGCGCCAGGTGGTGCGCCGGCTGGTCGAGGATCTGGAGCGGCGGCTCGGCGCCAAACTGCGCGCCACGGTCAGCGGCGCGCTGGACAAGAGCACGCGCACCAGCCGGCCCCGGCACAGCGACATCGACTGGGGCCGCACCATCCAGGTGAACCTGAAGAACTACCTGCCGGAGTACAAGACGGTGGTGCCCGAGCGGCTGGTCGGCTACGCGCGCAAGGAACGCGCGGTGAAGCGCGACGTGGTGCTGGCCATCGACCAGTCGGGCTCGATGGCCGCCTCGGTGGTGTACGCCTCGGTGTTCGGCGCGGTGCTGGCGTCCCTGAAGTCGCTGAAGACCTCGCTGGTGGTCTTCGACACCGCGGTGGTGGACCTGACGCCGCAGCTGTCGGACCCGGTGGACGTGCTGTTCGGCACGCAGCTCGGCGGCGGGACCGACATCAACCGCGCCATCGCCTACAGCCAGTCGCTGATCAGCCGCCCGACGGAGTCCATCTTCATCCTGATCTCCGACCTCTACGAAGGCGGGGTCCGCCGCGAGATGCTGCGCCGGATCGCGGAGATGACGGCGGCCGGCACGCAGGTCATCGTGCTGCTGGCGCTGTCCGACGAGGGCGCGCCGTCCTACGACCGGGAGAACGCCTCGGCGCTGGCGGCGCTGGGGGTGCCGGCCTTCGCCTGCACGCCGGACAAGTTCGGGGACCTGATGGCCGCGGCGATCCAGCGGCAGGATCTGGGCAAGTTCATGGAGCAGTAG
- the sucC gene encoding ADP-forming succinate--CoA ligase subunit beta — translation MDLFEYQARDIFAKHGVPVLGGEVAETPEQAEAAAEKLGGRVVVKAQVKVGGRGKAGGVKLAEGPADAKEKAAAILGMDIKGHTVHKVMLAQTAQIEAEYYVSFLLDRSNRTFLAMASVEGGMEIEEIAVSKPEALAKIPVDAAAYHEGLSQEKADEIVKAANFPHHVADQVAATLVTLWDVFVKEDATLVEVNPLVKTTEGKIVALDGKVSLDENAAFRHEDHAALEDAASADPLEAKAKAKHLNYVKLDGEVGIIGNGAGLVMSTLDVVAYAGEKHGNVKPANFLDIGGGASAEVMANGLDIILNDPAVKSVFVNVFGGITACDAVANGIVQAFELLGAAAGTKPLVVRLDGNNAELGRQILVDAKLPGVEQVDTMDGAADRAAELANAR, via the coding sequence GTGGATCTTTTCGAGTACCAGGCGAGGGACATTTTCGCTAAGCACGGTGTGCCCGTGCTGGGCGGCGAAGTGGCCGAGACCCCGGAGCAGGCGGAAGCCGCTGCCGAGAAGCTGGGCGGCCGGGTGGTCGTCAAGGCCCAGGTGAAGGTCGGAGGCCGCGGCAAGGCCGGCGGCGTGAAGCTGGCCGAGGGTCCGGCGGATGCCAAGGAGAAGGCCGCCGCGATCCTGGGCATGGACATCAAGGGCCACACGGTCCACAAGGTCATGCTGGCCCAGACCGCCCAGATCGAGGCGGAGTACTACGTCTCGTTCCTGCTGGACCGGTCCAACCGCACCTTCCTGGCGATGGCCAGCGTCGAGGGCGGCATGGAGATCGAGGAGATCGCGGTCTCCAAGCCCGAGGCCCTGGCCAAGATCCCGGTGGACGCCGCCGCGTATCACGAGGGCCTGTCGCAGGAGAAGGCCGACGAGATCGTCAAGGCCGCCAACTTTCCGCACCACGTGGCCGACCAGGTCGCCGCCACGCTGGTGACGCTGTGGGACGTCTTCGTCAAGGAGGACGCCACCCTGGTCGAGGTCAACCCGCTGGTGAAGACCACCGAGGGCAAGATCGTGGCCCTGGACGGCAAGGTGTCGCTGGACGAGAACGCCGCCTTCCGCCACGAGGACCACGCCGCCCTGGAGGACGCGGCCTCGGCCGACCCGCTGGAGGCCAAGGCCAAGGCCAAGCACCTGAACTACGTCAAGCTCGACGGCGAGGTCGGCATCATCGGCAACGGCGCGGGCCTGGTCATGTCCACCCTGGACGTGGTCGCCTACGCCGGCGAGAAGCACGGCAACGTCAAGCCGGCCAACTTCCTGGACATCGGCGGCGGCGCCTCGGCCGAGGTCATGGCCAACGGCCTGGACATCATCCTGAACGACCCGGCTGTGAAGTCGGTGTTCGTCAACGTCTTCGGCGGCATCACGGCGTGCGACGCGGTCGCCAACGGCATCGTGCAGGCCTTCGAACTGCTGGGCGCGGCCGCGGGCACCAAGCCGCTGGTCGTCCGCCTGGACGGCAACAACGCCGAGCTGGGCCGCCAGATCCTGGTGGACGCCAAGCTGCCGGGCGTGGAGCAGGTCGACACCATGGACGGCGCCGCGGACCGCGCGGCCGAGCTGGCGAACGCGCGCTAA
- the purN gene encoding phosphoribosylglycinamide formyltransferase, which yields MATPPVQVGRVRPKDNSKHPYEEAAVVVHPEGTKSPPGLAHHRPGAPARIVVLVSGSGTNLQALIDAQQADPAFGATIVAVGADRTGIQGLERAEQAGIPTFALRVKDFASREEWDRALRDQVAEYAPDLVVSAGFMKLLGPDFLAAHHGRVINTHPALSPSFPGMNGPADALAYGVKITGCTVFFVAGGVDDGPVVAQAAVPVEAGDDVASLHERIKTAERALLVDVVGRLARNGWTIDNRKVTFQ from the coding sequence ATGGCGACCCCGCCCGTCCAAGTGGGTCGGGTCCGGCCGAAAGACAACAGCAAACACCCCTATGAGGAGGCCGCGGTCGTGGTCCATCCCGAAGGAACGAAGAGCCCTCCGGGGCTCGCGCACCACCGCCCGGGCGCGCCGGCGAGGATCGTGGTCCTCGTCTCCGGCTCGGGCACGAATCTGCAGGCGTTGATCGACGCCCAGCAAGCCGACCCCGCGTTCGGCGCCACCATCGTGGCCGTCGGCGCGGACCGCACCGGTATCCAGGGCCTGGAACGGGCGGAGCAGGCAGGCATCCCCACTTTCGCGCTCCGCGTGAAGGACTTCGCCAGCCGCGAGGAGTGGGACCGCGCGCTGCGCGACCAGGTCGCCGAGTACGCGCCGGACCTCGTGGTCTCGGCCGGCTTCATGAAGCTGCTCGGCCCGGACTTCCTGGCCGCTCATCACGGCCGCGTCATCAACACCCATCCCGCGCTCTCGCCGAGCTTCCCCGGCATGAACGGCCCCGCCGACGCGCTGGCCTACGGCGTGAAGATCACCGGCTGCACGGTGTTCTTCGTCGCCGGCGGCGTGGACGACGGCCCGGTGGTGGCGCAGGCCGCCGTCCCGGTCGAGGCCGGCGACGACGTGGCGAGCCTGCACGAGCGCATCAAGACGGCGGAGCGGGCGCTGCTCGTGGACGTCGTGGGCCGGCTGGCCCGCAACGGCTGGACCATCGACAACCGAAAGGTCACCTTCCAGTGA
- the sucD gene encoding succinate--CoA ligase subunit alpha, giving the protein MAIFLTENSKVIVQGMTGSEGMKHTKRMLASGTKIVGGVNPRKAGTTVDVDGVDVPVFGTVAEAMEKTGADVSVVFVPPAFTKAAMIEAIDAEIPLLVVITEGVPVHDTAEAWAYNLAKGAKSRIIGPNCPGLITPGASNAGIIPATITKAGKIGLVSKSGTLTYQMMYELRDFGFSTAVGIGGDPVIGTTHIDCLQAFQDDPDTAAIVMIGEIGGDAEERAAAYIKEHITKPVVGYVAGFTAPEGKTMGHAGAIVSGSAGTAAAKQEALEAVGVKVGKTPSATAQLMREIMQGL; this is encoded by the coding sequence ATGGCTATCTTCCTCACTGAGAACTCCAAGGTCATCGTCCAGGGCATGACCGGCTCCGAGGGCATGAAGCACACCAAGCGCATGCTGGCCTCGGGCACCAAGATCGTCGGCGGCGTGAACCCGCGCAAGGCCGGCACCACCGTGGACGTGGACGGCGTGGACGTGCCGGTCTTCGGCACCGTCGCCGAGGCCATGGAGAAGACCGGCGCGGACGTGTCCGTGGTCTTCGTCCCGCCGGCGTTCACCAAGGCCGCGATGATCGAGGCGATCGACGCCGAGATCCCGCTGCTGGTGGTCATCACCGAGGGCGTGCCGGTCCACGACACCGCCGAGGCCTGGGCCTACAACCTGGCCAAGGGCGCCAAGAGCCGCATCATCGGCCCGAACTGCCCCGGCCTGATCACCCCCGGCGCCTCCAACGCCGGCATCATCCCGGCCACCATCACCAAGGCCGGCAAGATCGGTCTGGTGTCCAAGTCGGGCACCCTGACCTACCAGATGATGTACGAGCTGCGCGACTTCGGCTTCTCCACCGCCGTCGGCATCGGCGGCGACCCGGTCATCGGCACCACGCACATCGACTGCCTGCAGGCCTTCCAGGACGACCCGGACACCGCGGCGATCGTCATGATCGGCGAGATCGGCGGCGACGCCGAGGAGCGCGCGGCGGCCTACATCAAGGAGCACATCACCAAGCCGGTGGTGGGCTACGTCGCGGGCTTCACCGCCCCCGAGGGCAAGACCATGGGCCACGCCGGCGCCATCGTCTCCGGCTCCGCCGGCACCGCCGCGGCCAAGCAGGAGGCCCTGGAAGCGGTCGGCGTGAAGGTCGGCAAGACGCCGTCGGCCACCGCCCAGCTGATGCGCGAGATCATGCAGGGTCTGTAA